GTTAAAGTAATGGGGCGCGACAGCGGTTTTATTGCTGCCCAAACGGCCCTAGCCAGCCAAGAGGCTAACTTTGTACTGGTACCCGAAGTGCCTTTCGACCTTGATGGCCCTAACGGCCTGTTAAAACAAATAGAAAAACGTTTAAGCCGTAAAAATCACTTAGTTATTATTATAGCCGAAGGGGCCGGCGAAGAATTAATGAGCCGTGAGCTAGGTATCATCGAAGCTACCGATGCCGGAGGCAATAAAATTATGCACGATATTGGCATATTTTTACGCAGCAAAATAGTAGCTTATCTTAAAAATTTAGGGTTAGAATCTAGCGTGCGTTACATCGACCCCAGCTACATGATTAGAGCCAGTGCCGCTAACAGTAATGATTCTATCTTTTGTGCCCGTTTAGGGGCTAATGCCGTGCACGCCGCAATGGCCGGGAAAACCGGTATGCTGGTAAGCCAGTGGAACGGGGTTTATGTGCACGTACCTATCGAGTTGGCCACCCGTAAACGCGCCCAAATTAACCCGCAATCCAGCCTATGGCGCGATGTAATTGAAAGCACCTTGCAGCCTATTACGATGTTAAACGAAGTTAAGTAAACGGGAGGCTCTACTTTAAATCCCCTTCGCCAGCGAAAGGGATTTAAGATTATTTTCTGCTACCCATTATCAAAATCACCCACAGCAGCCTTAACAAAAGCATTAAAAAGCGGGTGGGCTGCAAAAGGTTTACTCTTAAATTCGGGGTGGAATTGTCCGGCAATAAAAAACTTGTGGCTAGGTAACTCCATAATTTCTACTAAATTAAGCTGCTCGTTTATACCGCTAAAAACAAAACCGGCTTCTTCAAATTGTGTGCGGTAACTATTATTAAATTCATACCTGTGGCGGTGGCGCTCGCTAATTTGCGGCCGGCCATAAACTTTAAAGGCTAAACTACCGGCCGTTAAAGCCGCCGAATAACTGCCCAAGCGCATCGTACCGCCTAAGCCGGCTATCTTTTTTTGCTCTTCCATCATAGTAATAACGGGCTGCTGAGCATTTTTATTGAATTCTAGCGAGTTAGCCCCAGCAATGCCTAACACATTACGGGCAAACTCGATAGCCATACACTGCATACCTAGGCAAATGCCGAAAAAAGGAATATTAAACTCGCGCGCATACTTAATGGCTAAAATATTACCCTCTATGCCGCGTTCGCCAAAACCGCCGGGCACTAAAATACCTTGCGCTTCTTTAATCATTTGCCACGCTGCACTGTTATTATCGGCCTCCAGCTCTTCGCTCGAGACATTAACTAAATTAAGCTGCACTTTATTGGTAATAGCGGCATGGTAAAGAGCCTCGTTTACCGATTTATAAGCATCTTTATGAGCCACATATTTACCTACTAAGGCAATGGTAACTGTAGGTTTATCTTTTTTGGTAACAATCCCAACAATATTATGCCATTTTTCTAAGTTCGCTTTAGGAGCTTGGCCGGTTAATTTTAAGGCCTCCAGCAACACTTCGTCTAGGCCTTGCCGCTCGATAATCTGCGGTATATCGTAGATGGTGCTGGTACTGGGGGTGTTGTAAGCCGAGATAACTGCTCGGTCGTCAACATCACAAAATAGAGCAATTTTGCGTTTAAGTTCATCACTTAACGGCAAGGCGCTACGGCAAACAATCGCCGTGGGATTAATCCCCGCCGCTCGTAGCTCACGCACCGAGTGCTGAGTGGGTTTGCTTTTTATTTCTTCGGCGGCCATTAAATAGGGCACTAAAGTTAAATGCACATAAGCCACGTTGTGGCGGCCTTCTTCGCGCCGCAGCTGCCTAATGGCCTCGAGGAAAGGGATACTCTCTATATCGCCCACCGTACCGCCTACTTCGATAATGGCAATATCAGCCCCCGCAGCGCATTGCTTAATACGGCGTTTAATCTCATCGGTAATATGCGGGATTATCTGTACCGTTTTACCTAAATAATCACCCTGCCGCTCGTTTTTAATTACGGTATCGTAAACAAGACCGGTAGTCATAATATTATTTTTAGTTACTACCAAGTGGGTAAAACGTTCGTAGTTGCCTAAATCGAGGTCGGCCTCGCCACCGTCTTCGGTTACATAAACTTCACCATGTTCGTAGGGGTTCATCGTCCCCGCATCAATATTTAAATAAGGGTCTATTTTTTGCAGGCTTATCTTAAAGCCGCGTGCCTCCAGCACCGCCCCTAAACTACTTACAATTAAACCTTTACCTAAACTGCTGGCTACGCCACCGGTTACAAAAATGTATTTCATGGAACTTTATTATAGCAGCTTGCCCGCCGCTAGGCAAGTAGCTTTTAAAACTAAAGCCGGCAACATATTTTTAAAAATTTATCTGCTAAAAAGAGCCTCTTTAAACCCATAAAACTGTATGTTACAACTATTTTACAAAATCTATGACTTATAATACTTGTATATTGTAAACAAATAATATATAATACTACTTTGTTTACAATAGCTTGCATCAAAATTGTAGCGGTACCCCGGTTTACGTAGTTGATAAATTAATGTACAGTGCCATTTTGCTTTGAGTAATGCAGCTAATATTAGTTATAATACTAAATACATCAGAGAGGAGATAAAACTATGACAAAGCTAATTAAAACACACCACATTTTACTCTTATTAACGGTTTTAGCTTTTGCTGCCTGTAATAACCGCAGTGCCAGCAGTAGCAACAACAACGATGCAGGCCAAACCGGCAGCGAGGGGTCTGTTACTTCTGCCGTCGGGCATATTTCCTTGCCTAGCCACGAGCAAATTTTAGCTACGGTAACCAGCGCTATGCACGAAGTAAGCAGCCGTTATCCTATTTCCTTTAACGATGACGATATAGCTATTATATCTTTTACCGTTAATGATAACCCGGCCGGCCCTACCGCTAGGCCCGATGACCGTATTAATTTAGTAATTAATATAGATATTGGTTTAGTAGCCGGCAGCAGCCAAGATATGGCTTTTAAATCGGCCATACGCGGGGTTTTGCACAGCTTATTTGAATACACCGGCTTTAGCAACCGCATATTTGAGATTACCGGTGAAGCTAGAAGCCCCTTGCCCGACCTTAATACCGTTAGAGCTGCCATTTTAGCTGTAAACCCGGCGATAGATATTTACTCTATTATTTACACAGCTGCCGGCGAGCAGGTTACGGATAGTATTAACCGTTTTGCTAATACCCCTATTGTGGTAGATGTTACCTTTAATTATGATTTACCTATAGGAACCCTAGATTACAGCACTGTAGAGGCCGCTATTAACGCTTTATTTACCGGCTTTAACAACCTTAACATTAAAGCTGTGGGGAATAATATTAATGACCCTACCGTTGCCTTACCTAGCAGCCAAGCTATTGTTGATGCCGTTTTTAGTGCCGGCGCCCAATATAGCAGCGTTAATATTAGCCGTTACACTTTAAATGGACTAGATGTTAGCGCCAGCCGCGACCGGGCCGACCCAACCACCAACCCGGCTATTGTGGTGGAGCTAAGCTACCACTTTACTACGGCTAACCTAAATGACGCTATCAGGGCTGCTATTACCGGCTTGTTTAGTAACTATGGCTTTACCAATGTAAGCATTACCCCAACCGGTACGCAGCTGTTTGCTTTGCCCAGCCGTGCTGAGGTAGAGGCTGCCATAAGAGCCGTAACCCCCGCTGCCAATATAACGCTAACGGCGATAACTTACACCGCCGCCGGTAATAACATTAACGTCAGTGCTAATGTGCTGGCCAATACCCTTATTAATGTTGAGGCAGCCTTTAATTACACCTTACCCATAGGCCAAGCAATTGATACCGGTGCCGTTAATACCGCCATTGCTGCTCTTTTTAATAATTTCACCAATGGCGGTAACAGCTTTAGCGCCACCGGCTCTAACACCACCAGCCCAATACGTCCGCTGCCGGCTCGTAGTGCCATTGTTACCGCTGCCGAAACCGCCGGTGCCCGCTCCGAGAGTGTCCTTATTACCGGTTACACCTTAAACGGTAGTAATGTTACTAACAGCAGCAGTGCCGATATAACTACAAACCCGGCTATCGTGGTTGAAATAAGTTACCATTTTACCGGCACTAACCCGGTTAATGCTATCCGCACCGCTATTACCGCCCTCTTTACCGATGCAGGTTTTACCGGCAACGTAACGATTACCCCAGTTGGTACCTC
The sequence above is drawn from the Spirochaetaceae bacterium genome and encodes:
- a CDS encoding CTP synthase, translated to MKYIFVTGGVASSLGKGLIVSSLGAVLEARGFKISLQKIDPYLNIDAGTMNPYEHGEVYVTEDGGEADLDLGNYERFTHLVVTKNNIMTTGLVYDTVIKNERQGDYLGKTVQIIPHITDEIKRRIKQCAAGADIAIIEVGGTVGDIESIPFLEAIRQLRREEGRHNVAYVHLTLVPYLMAAEEIKSKPTQHSVRELRAAGINPTAIVCRSALPLSDELKRKIALFCDVDDRAVISAYNTPSTSTIYDIPQIIERQGLDEVLLEALKLTGQAPKANLEKWHNIVGIVTKKDKPTVTIALVGKYVAHKDAYKSVNEALYHAAITNKVQLNLVNVSSEELEADNNSAAWQMIKEAQGILVPGGFGERGIEGNILAIKYAREFNIPFFGICLGMQCMAIEFARNVLGIAGANSLEFNKNAQQPVITMMEEQKKIAGLGGTMRLGSYSAALTAGSLAFKVYGRPQISERHRHRYEFNNSYRTQFEEAGFVFSGINEQLNLVEIMELPSHKFFIAGQFHPEFKSKPFAAHPLFNAFVKAAVGDFDNG